The following coding sequences lie in one Phalacrocorax aristotelis chromosome 4, bGulAri2.1, whole genome shotgun sequence genomic window:
- the CCNG2 gene encoding cyclin-G2, with protein MSSEVLWLFKQLNLHLEQEGRFQPREKGLSLIERTAENENTLCPRQRNAKVEDLWSLTNFFGFATETFVLAVNILDRFLALMKVKPKHLSCIGVCCFQLAARVVEEECNIPSAHEIIRISQCKCTVSDLKRMEKIISEKLHFEFKATTALTFLHLYRTIVLGHTSERKEVLNLDKLEAQLKACNCRLVFSKAKPSVLALCLLTLEVQTLKSVELFEILLRVQKHSKISDSDLLYWRELVSKCLADYSSPECCKPDHKKLVWIVSRRTAQNLQNSYYSVPELPTIPEGGCFNERESEDSCEDMSSGEESLSSSPPSDLEGTFFFELKPKTKWQTLSCRS; from the exons atGAGCAGCGAGGTGCTGTGGCTTTTCAAGCAGCTGAATCTCCACCTGGAGCAGGAGGGGCGGTTTCAGCCCCGCGAGAAGGGGCTCAGCCTCATCGAGAGGACCGCCGAG AATGAGAATACCTTGTGTCCGAGACAAAGGAATGCCAAGGTGGAAGATCTTTGGAGTCTGAccaacttttttggttttgcaacTGAAACATTTGTTTTGGCTGTTAACATCCTGGACAGATTCTTGGCTCTTATGAAG GTGAAACCGAAGCATTTATCCTGCATTGGAGTCTGTTGTTTCCAACTGGCTGCCCGAGTAGTCGAAGAAGAATGCAATATTCCATCTGCTCATGAGATCATCCGGATCAGCCAATGTAAATGCACTGTGTCCGACCTGAAACGGATGGAAAAgataatttcagaaaagttgCACTTTGAATTTAAAGCTACTACTGCCTTAACCTTCTTGCACTTGTACCGTACTATTGTACTCGGTCATACCTCAGAACG GAAAGAAGTATTGAATCTTGACAAATTGGAAGCACAGCTGAAAGCTTGCAACTGTCGCCTAGTCTTCTCTAAAGCAAAA CCGTCTGTCTTGGCCTTGTGCCTTCTCACACTAGAAGTTCAGACGTTGAAATCTGTTGAGCTGTTTGAGATCCTTCTGCGTGTTCAAAAGCATTCTaag atcagTGATAGTGACCTGCTTTACTGGAGGGAGCTGGTCTCGAAATGCCTAGCAGATTATTCTTCCCCTGAATGTTGCAAGCCTGATCATAAAAAGCTGGTTTGGATTGTTTCGAGACGTACAGCCCAGAATCTACAAAACAGTTACTACAGTGTTCCTGAGTTGCCAACGATACCAGAGGGTGGATGTTTTAATGAGAGGGAGAG TGAAGACTCCTGTGAAGATATGAGCAGTGGAGAAGAAAGCCTTAGCAGTTCTCCTCCAAGTGATCTGGAAGGCACCTTCTTCTTTGAACTCAAACCTAAAACAAAGTGGCAAACTCTTAGCTGTCGGTCATGA